CAAAATAAGTTATAAAAGTAAAATAGTAATACCCAAAAACAACACAACATCAGTTATATTAAGTCATTGTAAAGATGTTCCTGGGGTGGTCGGCACATCCTATGATGAAATATATAACAGTGAGTGACTATTTCCGGGTGGATTTGTCTGTATGTCTACGTATGCTGTGAGGTATTTTATGTTTCCTCTCAAGCTAAGCAAACATTCACTCTCAGACCAATCTGAGACAACGGGGCAAATATTAGTCTTACTGTACGGGATCTGTGGAACTCTGAGAATGctagcagcacacacacactctttctcacacacacacacacacacacacacacacacacacacacacacacttcttcaGGTTGTAGTATGCACACATATACAGTAATGTCTGCAGATGTGTTACAGTGAATACATAGATCTTGTTTTTAATGCCGAGTCATTGAAATCAAAAGGTCAATGAATCTCTCTTATAGCCTTTTGCCATGATCTCAACCGTCAGCGACTGCAAACGCTTTGTGATTCTTGGCTCCAGGTTTTATTGGTTGTGAATGTTTCTGTGTGGCAGTTTGAGGCTCGTGAACGCAGCACAATGAGGGTTCAGTTGGGACTCTGAACGGGTTGGTACTGTTGGACTGCGCTGCACCGTGCAGAAAGCTGAGGCAAAACAAGCAAGCGGTAATCAGGGTTTCACAGATGAGGGTTTGTGATAGCGGAGGCCATGTTTTTAGACTGAAGTTCAGGATATTGAATGATATTTATGCTCAAACATGACCTAGCGACCGTATAAATAGATCAAATTTTAAACGAACGAAGAAGCAAGACAAACATGTTATGCAGTCGGTGGAGCTTGGAGCTAAATATTAATGTCAGCAATGACAATGCCAACAAATTGAAGATTAGCAACTGTTATGCTTTAAGATGTTCAGCATCTTAGTTTCGCTTGCAATAATTACCATAAGGATAAAGTGGGGATGTCGTCAGTTTGAATTTAGTCATGAAACAGGATCATCAAGTTGTTTGATTTCATCCTGACTGGAACATAAATGTGCAAACTTATCATGTCAATCTATCAATATATGTTGAGACATTTCCCTAAAAATCCTATATTTCCACTTCCTGTTGGCGCTAGATGGAGCATTCAGAAGATCAACAAAGACAGACAAAGCAAAAAAGGGCAAATTAAGAAGATTTGAGTCTGCAGTACGGTGGTGGACCAACCCACATGTCCATCAACCATGCTTCTCCCATAGCTTGACAAACATTGAATAAAAGGACATAAACATTTAGACTTTATATTAGATTTCTTGTGGGAAAGTGGCTCATTGCATTGCAAGATAAACTGATGTTCGCAAGACGATGTATTCTTGTTCTAGTTTACAACCAAAAAGACACTTTATGCAAACAgacacatttcatttcaaacctttatttacccagGTGTATCCATTGatatcattgatctctttttcaagatagacctgctcaagtaggttccacatgaaacataaaaacataaaacaacagaacaacaaaaaggacatcatacagcatcattacaggggttacaatttacataactatccacatgaacAGGTATCAAcggcttccgattgagtagcatccaaccgagctttaaaaacatttagtggcaccagattgctcagtttccatttcaattgcagacgattccaagacagaggagctgcgcatctaaaagctgtcttccctaagacagtcctagcagttggcacatttaataaaaccacagcatgcgatctcaggcatgGTCAATTAATcctattttaatcgcgattacgttTATGgtttgcaacgattacgaaaacaacgtcatcgaaataaaacgataatttttttattattacttttttttttttggggttttcagttgaattatacttaaagttcagggtaatcaactggtGGAAACATacggttcacattttttttctccaataaatggatgttttcaaagtcaatgaataatcgcatttaataatcgcaattacaattattgatccaaataatcgagattatgatttttgccataatcgagcagccctaggcAGCAGCCACTTACAACTCGCCGTGAGACcagggagcagatgtaggatggaagtttccctaacatggctttgtattaaaaatgtaccagtgactgagcctccgtacagttagcgaAGGCAAACCTGCCCTGGCATACAAACAAAGACACAAAGAATGAAGtctgatttaaaatgtgtttcttcATTGGTTTTTAACAAATGGAAAGGCATTTGAAATGAATGACTCAGCTTTTAGTTGTATGACTAAATGAAGTTCCTCTGGCTGTAACAGAAGGGCTTTCATTCCTCAGTGAGCATGTATAGCATTTCCAAACGATACGACAGAGTCATGACATCCGCTTTCCATTTTAGCCAATGGGTCTGACGTAATAAACGCATTGAGTATGTCAGACAAAATGGAATCTGAGTTAGGGGGAAAACACACAGTGGCATTCAGGGGCAGAGGACATGAGGATGAACCCACCCCAACACAACACTAACTTCACTGTTCACTCAGTGCAGCCTTTCTGGTAAAGAGAAGTTAGAAAAGGTTGCATTAGTTTTAATTCCCTTAATATACTCTGTTTAGTCTTCCATTTCTGCAACTCAAGCCAATCACTcaaaaaaggtcaaaggtcaccatACAAACTGGCCTTGAGTACATTTGAGCTCTGAAGGTCTGAATAATTATGTTCTCTGTACAAATGTGACTCATGTGTCGTCAAATGTTGGTATTTTTCAGGTAACTATGACCCCCCTTCTTCTGCTGTGTGTGTCCTTGCCCTTCATCTCGGCAACTGTAGTATTACAGCTCGAAAACCATGACGGTAAGTGATGTTTTATTAGATCCCTAGATTACTATCCTTATCTATATCATCAACGTCTAACTCGAGAGTTTTGGGAACTTGATTTGAAGAAGATTAGAAATGTACATAAAACTGTATTATAAAATGTCAgttatttatttaaatctgtGCAATCTACCGTTTGATTAAGTATGCTGCTGATGTCAGAAAGTCAGACTTTGTATCTGTTTATTTCCTGTTCGACCTACAGTTTAAAATGCGTTTGCCTAATTTCAACCCCTTTTTTCCCCAAGTTATTTTCACACTAATTTACCAGAGACAATACCAACAAAAGTCATGAGCAATGTTAGAGCAAAGTCGTAATAAGTAgtgctttaaaatgtgttatGGATCAGCAGTTGCTTATTTGGTAGATCacgttaaaccatcgataaacCAGCTCCTTCTTGAACACATTTTCTTGAGGAAAACTCAACTTTCTGTACCGTATATTAGTATCCTCATAAGCAAATTAAAAGACTAACAGATGCAAAAAAGAGACGGCAATGTAtggcatccccccccccccatttctctattattattattactatatatttatttagatttaTTTCCCTTCTATTTGATGCTTCTCATTGTAATGAAGCCACACCTCAGGACATTATGATTATAATGTATATTCTTATTAATTTTCTCTCTGTGCTTGTATTTAAGTAATTGGTATATAAGCGATATATACATAGATATCTTGCCGCATGATTAAGGTGAGATTATTGTCACCCAGAGAGCGATGTAGGTCATATGTGCAGCAACTATTCTGCGCACATTTGAGTATGTATGTGGGTGTCTGTTGTATgttgtatgcatgtatgtatgttatgtgtgaatgtttacaaaaatgacaataaaacgagtataaaattaaattaaataaagacCAACAAATGATCTCCTCCGTAGACATGGACGGCACGATGCGTGTCAGCATCCCCTTGGAGATGCCTCTGCGTCCTCTGCTGGGCAGCAAGGTGGTCGTACCCTGTTACTTCCAGGACAACACAGTGAATGACCCCGGAGCCCCCACCGTCACTCCGCTCTCACACCGCATCAAATGGAGCCATGTCACAAAGGAGAAGGTCACCACGATCCTGGTGGCGTCTGAGGGGAAAGTCCAGGTGGAGACGGAGTATCTGGACAGAGTGACGATGATCAACTACCCGCTGGTGGCCACCGACGCCTCCATGGAGATCACAGAGCTGCACTCCAAAGACTCGGGAACGTACCGCTGCGAGGTGCTGCACGGCATCGAGGACAACTACGACTCTGTGGACATTCAGGTTCAGGGTACGTGTTGTTGTTCACTACGATATAGTCAACCCGCTAACAGTACAGACAACAACTAAGCGCCAGCcaatggggcggtggtggcgaagtcgatagggacttggcttggcaactggaaggtcaccagttcaagtcctggaaagaccaagtgctaccgaggtgtccctgagcaaggcaccgttccctaccctgctccccgggcgccgtacataatggcagcacacacactaggatgggtcaaatgcagagaaaccgtttcgttacatagaacctgtactacgtaatgataataagttgaatcttcatcttcttcttcttcaatccTCTCTCAAAGGTCATTTTCGAACTACAAGTCATTTTACACCTAAAAAAAGTTCAAATattatgtaaaaaactgaaatagAGGAGACTGGTTGGATTGTATACTCAACTGTAGTTCACAAATGTGTCGGGCTGACAGGAGGAAGGCCATCTAATCACTCAATATTAGAACATGTTACAACAAGGAAGCAACCATTACGAAACCCTTATTGTCGTGGCTAAACCGTTAAAAAGCCAAcatttgttttatcaaaaccaacaGAAAACCCAAAGAACAATATTACCTGGATATTGACATGATGATTGAAAAACAGAAAACAATTCTCTGAATAAACATAATAGGGAAGCTCATAAATGGATTTGTACCTTTAGGAAGATAGGTTAAGTCACGTTTCTTATATTTTGAAGTGACACGATTGTCTTCCTATTCCTTTAATAAGAAAACCTGTTTTGCAGCAAAACCCAAGTATTGctaaaataaaattatacattacTCAACAACAATGATTTTAATACACAAAAAAACCTCTGTCAGAAGACGAGAATATCAAGACCTTATCAAATTATGCAGCCTTACACCTCTTGAGAAACCTCGGTTTGGTTGGCCACCAGtttcaaaagaatcaaaccaTTTGTATGACGGTCTTAACAAGCCCACCGACTTGGAATAATTACTTCAAAGTGTTCTCTCTTCCCTCACTTTCCGTGTCCTACAGGTATCGTGTTCCACTACCGTGCCATCACCACCCGCTACACCCTGACATACGAGAAGGCGAAGGCCGCCTGCCTCCAGAACAGCGCCACCATCGCCACCCCCGCCCAGCTGCAGGCGGCCTACGACGACGGATACCACCAGTGTGATGCTGGATGGCTCTCTGACCAGACTGTCAGGTACTGTCCATCCGTCTATCCAACATCAGATTGTTCAACGTTCCCGTCGGCtgccagaccgtagtcgaggaaatCAGGGGATGACTCTCTGCAGTCTTCCAGGGCCGAAGCAACAAAGTTCGGATTCAATAACCCACTTTTCAATCAGGCAGACGGGCGAGCTCTTCTTTGGAGGCCGTTGCATTTATTGAGGTCTTTGTTACAGATCTAACTTTGAAGACACTTGATAGACCTATTTTGATGCTGTTTCGTTCACTTCAAAACACATACCACCGCTCGCTCCCTCTCGCTCGCTCtaccatgcacacacacatgcacacgctacacccccctctctctctctctctctctcttaaagggaTAGCGATCTGACTCTGCATGACCCTAATATCATAACACAATTCTAAACCGCTTATAAGGATCAGTTCACCCTCAAACAAATACTTACCGGAAATCTAAAGTTACTGACTCACCAAACCAGTTAGACGGTGGTGAATAGTTGCATGGGCCTGGTTGACTGATTGGGTTAGAGTTAGGGAATGTACAACTGGTTTACAACGACTCCATATGCAACTGGCTGACCCCTTTAGTTTgtattagggatgccagcgattattcgattattcgaatattcgctacagtctccataatcgaatattatttttaaaaatcgattttatttatataaatatatttttttttatgtatttttttttatgtcCAATCAACCCAATGTTCCAGGCTTTAGTGTCTTTTCTAGCTCTAACAAGgataatataaaaacaaataactTAAAAACAAAGTCTGTCTGCTGACTGAAATCTCTCTTTACATCTGAAGGTATCCGATCCGTGAGCCCAGAGAGCATTGCTTTGGAGACAAGGAGGAATTCCCAGGCGTGAGAACCTATGGCGTGAGAGATGTCAACGAGACCTACGACGTGTACTGTTTTGCTGAGAAGCTTTCAGGTACTGTCATCAACACGAATGATGTTTATCCAGTTTATGTTCCTCAGGTTTCCACAATTAAACGTACAAAAAAACATTGGTTTTACATCCCCTTTTTCCCCTGGGAGAAAAACACGTGCCTCTCTCGTTCCCAATCACTTCTTCACCCGTTTCCAACGAATACCAAATCCCCTAAAACTGCAAACTACAAGTAGCAACTGCAACAACTGCAGAGTAGCAATATGTGCTGCTCTTCAGGCCCTGATACTGCGACGACAGGTAGCAACGGGCATTACTAATGGGACGTATTGTTGTCAAATGTTGGAGAGAAAGTTTGTTGCTAGCCTCTTTAATGATTTGTACGTTCAAGCCAAACGTTTAAATCAATCAAGAAAAGTAATGTGAGACAGTGAAGGCGGCGGCCGCACTGGAACAAAAAGCGCTCTAGTATTTAAAAGTTTCTTGAGCTAGAACTCCTGCTCTGTAACTTATAgtgtttttaaaaatatattttattgaagACACAGAAAATATATTTGGTACATTGACAGGAACCACAGTTACAAATGTTCAACAGTTCAAAGCTTAGTGTTCAGCTTAGTCTCTACTAGTGTACATTAATTGAACATAGTTGATCTTCAATTGAAGGCGTACAATATTTAAACCACAATTATAACCAAAACATACCATGTAGCCAACATGTAAGAGTGTTGTACAGACTAACAGGACAAATATAATAATGTCTGTAATGCCTTTCTCCTCCAGGCAGGGTCTTCTACTCCATGTCTGTGGAGAAGTTCAGTTTCTACGAAGCAGGAGATCAGTGTAACAAACTGGGCGCTCGGCTCGCTAACACCGGAGAGCTCTACCTGGCCTGGAAGGACGGCATGGACGTGTGTAACGCCGGCTGGCTGGGCGACAGGAGCGTTCGCTACCCCATCAACATCGCCAGGCCTCAGTGTGGAGGGGGGCTCATCGGAGTGAGAACCGTCTACCTGTTCCCCAACCAGACAGGATACCCCTACCCAGACTCTCGCTACGATGCCGTCTGCTTCCAAGGTGAGTCCTTCGTTGAGAAGAAAATCTACTGTTCAGTTTAGGAGCTTCTTTTTTGAGGttgttttaaaggtcacctattatgcaaaatccacttcttcatgtctcttctacatcaacatgtgtcccctcttctccatgtctcttctacatcaacatgtgtcccctcttctccatgtctcttctacatcaacatgtgtcccctcttctccatgtctcttctacatcaacatgtgtcccctcttctccatgtctcttctacatcaacatgtgtcccctcttctccatgtctcttctacatcaacatgtgtcccctcttctccatgtctcttctacatcaacatgtgtcccctcttcttcatgtctcttctacatcaacatgtgtcccctcttctccatgtctcttctacatcaacatgtgtcccctcttcttcatgtctcttctacatcaacatgtgtcccctcttcttcatgtctcttctacatcaacatgtgtcccctcttcttcacgtctcttctacatcaacatgtgtcccctcttcttcatgtctcttctacatcaacatgtgtcccctcttcttcacgtctcttctacatcaacatgtgtcccctcttcttcatgtctcttctacatcaacatgtgtcccctcttcttcatgtctcttctacatcaacatgtgtcccctcttcttcatgtctcttccacatcaacatgtgtcccctcttcttcatgtctcttctacatcaacatgtgtcccctcttcttcacgtctcttctacatcaacatgtgtcccctctgtggaaagagactctgaaagtttcaggaacaaagattccctctctttttgatccatttctataaaaacctgtctgaaaatgagctgatcagattttggccactttatgatgtcataacgatgtgttgtcttgtgtaaccattagccaatcagcaaccaaggtaacccccccccccccccttatcacctgaatctcctctagagcaccattgagttcttcttaaccaaatgtctctcagaggggcgtggggaggggctccttattttcatctaaagtaacagacagagaatcagcacttgggaaacagggctgaaacagaggggattatgggtaatgctgcaatgatctgtttggtgtttggagccaaacacttcagaagaGACGTGTTTGTATttatctgagagctataatGTATTGATGTAAACAGTACAATAGGGGACCTGTAAGATAATGCTATTTTATGATGGGTTTCTGACTTTCCATTTCATCAAGCCATTATGCAATCTTGTATTCTCAGCTGAAGAGGACTCCAATGCTGTTCCCGTGAGAACGACCCCTTTCCCAGACATTATCCGCATGACACCCCCCCCTGGGCCGCACCCGGGCTTCATCCCCTCCCCGGGAACAGAGGAGAGCAAGACTGGAGGAGTTGACACCTTGTTCGGATTACCCATCCCACCGAGTATGACAGATGTAGATACGGCCATGGCTCCAACAGGTAAGATGGCTCTGTGATTAGATATGTGAACCCTAACCCTTGATGATTGACAAAACACTTTGAAATAATTATTCAAACTGTTAGGGAACATTTCTGCAAAGGGTTAGCCTTTAGAGAGGGTTCACCTTCACCTATTCCCCAAAACAAGAGAATAGTCTCCGTTGGCATTGGCTTTGCAAGTTCCTGcctttttataattacttttaAGTAATGAAAGTTAAGAAAGAAGTTGGATTTACAttttgaacgtatctcaaaAAGGCcttttgaatgtgtgatgaacCATTCACTAATTTGGAAACGGTGAGTAATAAAGTGAAGAAACAAATCTGTGTCACTAAGTTGAACTTGATGTACTGATGAAGCAAAAAGCTTGTTACCCTATCATATCTCACACTGCACCGTAACTTTTATACATGTACctttgttattcatgtttttttatcttTAAATTAGTTTCTTTCTCAAAGAAAACAACGTCTGCAACGGCTTTcttccctccccctcctcctccaggtGTGGTGTTTCACTACCGTCCCATCACCGGTCGGTACACTCTGAGCTTCGCGGCGGCTCAGCAGGCGTGTCAGAGCGTCGGCGCCGTCATCGCCAGCGGCCAGCAGCTGCAGGCGGCCTTCGAGAAAGGTCTTCACCAATGTGACGCCGGCTGGCTGCGAGACCAGACTGTCAGGTGAGCAGGAGGCGAGGGAAAACAGAGAGCAACCAATATATACAACATGTTTCCCATAGTGGGCTGATTTTCATTGAATTTAATGATTACAGGTTTTGTTGAATAGTTCATCAAAATCCTTGCTGTTCCCCCAACATAATAGCTACTGGACGAGGCTTTTTACTGCAATTTAAAACCTGACAATGAGATTACTACTCTTGTTTCAACATTGGGTTTTGTTTGGACATCTTCAAGTCATCATTAAAAACTCACCTGTTTAACCAGAGTAAGGGACCTTTACATCAACAATGTTTTCGGTAGCTTTAGCCAACTCTCTGACACATGTAGCCTCCCAGAGTCTCATCTATTTCGCTACTTCCAGGTCCGTAACTGGGTTAAACTAAACAACCCTTCCTTCCCCAATATCCCTCCGGATTCAATAATTGACTAAATTCTGGACACTCTAGCAACCGAAAAAGGTCTGCTTTAAAGAATTTACAATTCCGTCTCCCGTCTCACAGAAACATCGCTTGGTAAAATCAAACAAGATTGGGAAGATGAACTagtccagtgtttctcaaactttttcataccaaggaccacttaaccaataaaaaaacactcgcggaccacctaactccacaaatatccaaaatcacatcgtttttctagaacagattacaaatcgcctgaaaatggtacaaacaagtggcaacatgtgtgatgaaggtgttgcgctgggctatatcacgCAATCGAAAGGGAAACTTAAGCTCACTCCATTGCGGatatattcccgcgagagtggggaaaactttaatttattaatttatttaaaatgtgaaattgtaccaatatactcacggaccactagggggcgctaacggaccaccagtggtccgcggaccacactttgagaagcactgaactAGTCCAAGCAATAGATGATGATGTCTGGACGTCACCAGCAAACATGAATCATATGTTTTGGTCTTGTCCTCGCCtacaaaaaaaaagggaaaaatatAGACCGTATAAATGTaactcattgtgcctgactcaataaataaaaaaactcaCCTGTTCACCATGGCCTTTGACCCCTAACCCATCACAGTCCCCCTGCTTCCACTCCTACTGCTATTTATCTAATTTGTTACTTTATTATTTGccccttttgttttgtttgtttgttcaccatgtaaagcggccttgggtcccttgaaagacgctatacaaatgtaatctattattattattaataaactaTTTGAAACCAATCAAAACCCCAGGATTTAAAATCCCTGGTTGTATATGGTTTACATGGTATATGGACGattaaaggtattctgattctgattgacAACACGGATTCCTCGAGGGATGTTACAGAAACGAAAAGCCGTACTAAAGTGTCCCCCTATCCTCTTTCCTGTTCAGGTATCCCATCGTGTCGCCCAGAGATAACTGTGCTGGTAATCTGCTTCACATCCCCGGAGTCCGATCCTACGGCCTGAGACCAGCAAGCGAACAATTCGATGTGTTTTGTTATATGGAACGTCTGAAAGGTGAGGAgctttatattatattttaatatgttttttatattttatattgttgcaTCGACTCAGTTGTCTTGAGTCTTATCTGTCAGAGAGAAAccattatttatttgatttgtaTTATCATACCTGTTAACCTgatcaaatgttatattttgctgcatgtgccttttaaagttcttaacaaataatcagaggggaatttcttgttgtttgtttttaacttgtgatgtgtcattttgtaaagcattgtgttgtatgaaaagtgcgatataaataaagctttattattattccAGGTGAGGTCTTCTTCACCAGCGACTACGACAGCTTCTCGTACGAGGAGGCTGTGCAGCACTGTCAGAAACTCAACACGACGCTGGCCACCACCGGACAGCTGTTTTCCGCCTGGAACCAGGGGCTGGATAAGTGCCGCCCGGGCTGGTTGTTGGACCGCAGCGTCCGCTTCCCCATCACAACCCCCAGGTCCCACTGTGGAGGAGGGCAGGTCGGCGTCCACATGATCTACGCCTACCCCAACCAGACAGGATTCCCCGATGAACACTCACGCTACGACGCCTTTTGTTTCAAAGGTAGGAACGTGTAGATTTTAGAAGGAAAAGAATAGCTGAAATACTACGTTTCATCTTCCAGACAAAATCACCAACATTATATCCTGCATTATATTTGTTACTGGACATTTCTATTTCCACATGTACATTTTCCACAtgtatttttactttttaatgctattttatttcaatttggactgtttatttctagtgtcttaatttctcttatgtacaacgcaaacatttcccaaattgttaCCAATAAAGtacttatctatctatctatctatctatctatctatatgaaTGCTATATCCCACATACTGAGCATTTCTTCTTtccttttgtctttttcagCTGAAATTCCAGTTGATCACGTTGACAATGAAACCAGTATTGATCTGACGATTGATTTCATGACGGTGGATGTGATAAACAAGACAATAGTCAAGGTTGATCACTCGGTTCCCGCAGGTGAGACAAATGCTTGAAATACTTTCTATGAAGTTCTTGTAATTACCTTGGCTTGGTTGTAAAGTTTTAATATTTCTAAAACATTGtccaaaagtacatttttccaaAGTTTAGTAATACTGTAGTTAATAATTGAATCTCTTGTTTGTTGGATTTTAGTTGACACCACTGTACACTACAATGAAACTGAAACCAGTGTAAACATTACCGAAATAGAGGAGTTTATCAACAAGACATCCGTCACAACTCAACATGTTGCTCCCACTGGTAagacaaaaagtgcattttaccATGAAGCAAAACACAGCATTTGACTAGTAGTATCTAATGACCTTTTGATTTGTTTTCATGTTTCCCCCAGTGAGTCCAATTTTACCTCCAATCTCAACCTCCAAACCTGTTGATGTGTCCGGCTCTGGATCAGCTGAACCTTCATCCAGCGGGGAGATCCCAGAGGAGTCCAGCACTTCGGGGTCCAGCACCTCGGGGTCCAGCACCTCGGAGTCCAGTGGTGATTCCTCCGGTTCGGGACAGGTCCTCTTCAGCGGACGCCCTGACGTCTTCTCCGGGGGTGAGTCCACCTCTGGAGGGCCGCAGGAGGCAGAAGGAGGAAGCGCCGTCTTGGTCTCATCCGGAGAAGGTGGTAGTCAAT
This region of Pseudochaenichthys georgianus chromosome 6, fPseGeo1.2, whole genome shotgun sequence genomic DNA includes:
- the acanb gene encoding aggrecan core protein — translated: MTPLLLLCVSLPFISATVVLQLENHDDMDGTMRVSIPLEMPLRPLLGSKVVVPCYFQDNTVNDPGAPTVTPLSHRIKWSHVTKEKVTTILVASEGKVQVETEYLDRVTMINYPLVATDASMEITELHSKDSGTYRCEVLHGIEDNYDSVDIQVQGIVFHYRAITTRYTLTYEKAKAACLQNSATIATPAQLQAAYDDGYHQCDAGWLSDQTVRYPIREPREHCFGDKEEFPGVRTYGVRDVNETYDVYCFAEKLSGRVFYSMSVEKFSFYEAGDQCNKLGARLANTGELYLAWKDGMDVCNAGWLGDRSVRYPINIARPQCGGGLIGVRTVYLFPNQTGYPYPDSRYDAVCFQAEEDSNAVPVRTTPFPDIIRMTPPPGPHPGFIPSPGTEESKTGGVDTLFGLPIPPSMTDVDTAMAPTGVVFHYRPITGRYTLSFAAAQQACQSVGAVIASGQQLQAAFEKGLHQCDAGWLRDQTVRYPIVSPRDNCAGNLLHIPGVRSYGLRPASEQFDVFCYMERLKGEVFFTSDYDSFSYEEAVQHCQKLNTTLATTGQLFSAWNQGLDKCRPGWLLDRSVRFPITTPRSHCGGGQVGVHMIYAYPNQTGFPDEHSRYDAFCFKAEIPVDHVDNETSIDLTIDFMTVDVINKTIVKVDHSVPAVDTTVHYNETETSVNITEIEEFINKTSVTTQHVAPTVSPILPPISTSKPVDVSGSGSAEPSSSGEIPEESSTSGSSTSGSSTSESSGDSSGSGQVLFSGRPDVFSGGESTSGGPQEAEGGSAVLVSSGEGGSQSGSGEGFDGQHSGFKASGSGFTSGSGDISGSSGDSMIIMVDGIMKEVWPTPPRPTEQEWGQGGIDSSGVNLESSASGSGSMSGSGSGGISGISFVDQGGFDLTVQPSGEQEVSGYRPSGSGFHSGFPSGVSSSGSGSEDSIQHRGDVIYLTDDNNMMEVTEAPQIRHPEHGRGVVEISGQGSGSGSHHEFSGTFDINMHHSGSGVPHELSSQTTTYEETTRTDQSGHEEEDLERHAEPTVYAVTPDAAYTSPTTAPSVSYATPSVMEQPEVVEDPCDPNPCGSGSCSVQEELAVCQCPTGFSGVDCSTPVQGCAEGWLEFKGSCYLHFAERDTWSEAEQRCQEVNAHLVSIGSQDEQQFVNSNGQDYQWIGLNDKDVQNQFRWTDGSPLSFENWRPNQPDNYFNSEEDCVVMIWHEGGQWNDVPCNYHLPFTCKTGPAMCGYPPEVEHGRPMGSGRERYPVDSIVRYQCDAGYTQRHLPVIRCLPDGQWEQPQVECAEAGANSNRLHKRSLRRRSKGVRSQ